In one Deinococcus aestuarii genomic region, the following are encoded:
- the mutY gene encoding A/G-specific adenine glycosylase, whose protein sequence is MTLSPADLPAVRAALLAWFDRAGRDLPWRVGAEGKRDPYRVWVSEVLLQQTQVARGRVYFERFLAAFPTVEALAAAPIEAVLKAWEGCGYYARARNLHRAAGVIVREGMPTTYGGWRALPGVGPYTAAAVASLAFGEARAVSDGNVRRVLARIHGERQPTSIWVQARADDLLDPARPGALNEAVMDLGATVCTPKNPRCPECPVSAWCAAFRSGEPAAFPAPKVRAAVREVRAVALLLGDEKEAVLERREGTLLGGLMGLPTEVVAEGTREEDTLARLAARLGATVTGELGRVTHTMTHRLVTLTVYGGQGGPERRPVADAALSRLDHKALELWRARQESLFAEV, encoded by the coding sequence GTGACCCTCTCCCCCGCCGACCTTCCGGCCGTGCGCGCGGCGCTGCTGGCCTGGTTTGACCGCGCCGGGCGTGACCTGCCGTGGCGCGTGGGGGCAGAGGGGAAGCGCGACCCCTACCGGGTGTGGGTGTCCGAGGTGCTGCTCCAGCAGACCCAGGTGGCGCGGGGGCGGGTGTACTTCGAGCGGTTTCTGGCGGCGTTCCCGACCGTGGAGGCGCTGGCCGCCGCGCCCATCGAGGCCGTCCTCAAGGCGTGGGAGGGGTGCGGCTACTACGCGCGGGCCAGGAACCTGCACCGGGCGGCGGGCGTGATCGTGCGGGAGGGGATGCCGACGACCTACGGGGGCTGGCGGGCCCTGCCCGGCGTGGGGCCCTACACGGCGGCGGCGGTTGCCAGCCTCGCCTTCGGGGAGGCGAGGGCGGTCAGCGACGGGAACGTCCGGCGGGTGCTCGCGCGAATCCACGGCGAGCGGCAACCGACTTCCATCTGGGTGCAGGCGCGGGCCGACGACCTCCTCGACCCCGCCCGCCCCGGCGCCTTGAACGAGGCGGTGATGGACCTGGGGGCGACGGTCTGCACGCCGAAAAACCCGCGCTGCCCCGAGTGCCCGGTCTCGGCCTGGTGCGCGGCCTTCCGGTCGGGCGAACCCGCCGCCTTCCCCGCCCCCAAGGTGCGCGCCGCCGTGCGCGAGGTCCGCGCCGTGGCCCTCCTGCTCGGCGACGAGAAAGAGGCCGTGCTCGAACGGCGGGAGGGGACCCTCCTGGGCGGGTTGATGGGATTGCCGACCGAGGTCGTCGCGGAAGGGACGCGGGAGGAGGACACCCTCGCCCGCCTCGCCGCGCGGTTGGGGGCGACCGTGACGGGTGAACTGGGCCGCGTCACCCACACGATGACGCACCGGCTCGTGACGCTGACGGTCTACGGGGGGCAGGGGGGCCCGGAGCGGAGGCCGGTCGCCGACGCCGCCCTCTCCCGGCTGGATCACAAGGCGCTGGAATTGTGGCGGGCGCGGCAGGAATCGCTGTTCGCGGAGGTTTGA
- a CDS encoding LacI family DNA-binding transcriptional regulator — translation MRPAKPPPARRVTLRDVAARLGVSPATVSNAYNRPDQLSPELRERVLGAARELGYGGPDPLARSLRRGRTNVIGVVYDAPLEYAFADPAAALFLGAVARALQERGLSLLLLASPGGTRPVQTASVDGFVVYCAAEDSELLRAVLGRGLPTVLVDQAPQPGASRVGIDDAGGAREAARHLTALGHRHLGVLSLELSPERRGGPVSPEREARALYATTATRLRGYREAARAAGAHLLITEAAQNTPEEGERLTRALLAAFPQVTALLCMSDVLAQGALRAAQALGRRVPEDLSLVGFDDLPSSAALNLSTVWQPTTGKGARVGAAILALLDGEGPGDVTLPTRLVVRGTTAGVAVPGPRS, via the coding sequence ATGCGCCCTGCCAAGCCGCCCCCGGCCCGCCGCGTCACCCTGCGCGACGTGGCCGCCCGGCTGGGGGTGTCGCCCGCCACGGTGAGCAACGCGTACAACCGGCCCGACCAGCTCTCCCCGGAGCTGCGCGAGCGGGTGCTTGGCGCGGCGCGCGAACTCGGCTACGGCGGGCCCGATCCCCTCGCGCGCAGCCTGCGGCGGGGACGGACGAACGTGATCGGGGTCGTCTACGACGCGCCCCTGGAGTACGCCTTCGCGGACCCCGCCGCCGCCCTCTTCCTGGGGGCCGTGGCGCGCGCCCTTCAGGAAAGGGGGCTGAGCCTGCTGCTGCTGGCGAGTCCGGGGGGCACCCGGCCCGTGCAGACCGCCAGCGTGGACGGCTTCGTCGTGTACTGCGCCGCCGAGGACAGCGAGTTGCTGCGGGCGGTGCTGGGCCGGGGGCTGCCGACCGTGCTGGTGGATCAGGCCCCGCAGCCGGGGGCCTCGCGGGTGGGGATCGACGACGCCGGGGGGGCGCGGGAGGCGGCGCGGCACCTGACGGCCCTGGGCCACCGTCACCTGGGGGTGCTGAGCCTCGAACTCTCGCCGGAACGCCGGGGAGGCCCGGTGAGCCCGGAGCGCGAGGCCCGCGCCCTGTACGCGACGACCGCCACCCGCCTGCGGGGCTACCGGGAGGCGGCGCGGGCGGCGGGCGCACACCTGCTGATCACCGAGGCCGCCCAGAACACCCCCGAGGAGGGCGAGCGGCTGACCCGCGCCCTGCTCGCCGCCTTCCCGCAGGTTACCGCGCTGCTGTGCATGAGCGACGTGCTCGCGCAGGGGGCGCTGCGGGCGGCCCAGGCCCTCGGGCGGCGGGTGCCGGAAGACCTCAGCCTCGTGGGCTTCGACGACCTGCCCAGCAGCGCGGCCCTGAACCTCAGCACCGTCTGGCAGCCCACGACCGGGAAGGGCGCGCGGGTCGGCGCGGCCATCCTCGCCCTGCTGGACGGGGAGGGCCCCGGAGACGTGACCCTGCCCACCCGGCTCGTCGTGCGGGGGACCACGGCGGGGGTGGCTGTGCCCGGTCCCCGGTCATGA
- a CDS encoding M20/M25/M40 family metallo-hydrolase, which produces MTSSLPTPADLSTHIGRGLSDLRDLVALQSVSAQGRMLPETAAFVTRLLEAEGFTVRSYPGEVAPVLVAEAGEGPATLLIYNHYDVQPEDPAELWESPPFTLTERDGRLYGRGASDDKGEFAARLAAVRAVRERHGGRLPLRVRWLIEGEEEVGSPSLERFVAEHAQELRADGCWWEFGSIDPDGRPVLSLGLKGVMCVELRCRVAASDLHSSLGAVIDNPLYRLARAVASLRDDGGRVTIPGFHDDVREPSAADLAALARIPGDGQAVRETYGVTRPLATGPAYHGRLNLAPVVNVNGWGGGYGGEGSKTVLPAHGFVKLDFRLVPGQDPARVLGLLRAHLDAQGLTDVELVELEAHQKPARVEAGHPFVRACVAAAREAHGAEPVVQPSSGGSGPMYPFQALGVACVAAGIGNVGGRVHAPNENIVRDHFEKGVVFGVALLEGLSRGE; this is translated from the coding sequence ATGACCTCCTCCCTTCCCACCCCGGCCGACCTCTCCACCCACATCGGGCGCGGCCTCTCGGACCTGCGCGACCTCGTGGCCCTGCAAAGCGTGTCGGCGCAGGGGCGGATGCTGCCCGAGACGGCGGCCTTCGTGACCCGGCTGCTGGAGGCCGAGGGCTTTACCGTGCGTTCGTATCCCGGTGAGGTCGCGCCCGTCCTCGTCGCCGAGGCGGGGGAAGGGCCCGCCACGCTGCTGATCTACAACCACTACGACGTGCAGCCGGAAGACCCCGCCGAGCTGTGGGAGAGCCCGCCCTTCACCCTGACCGAGCGGGACGGGCGGCTGTACGGCCGCGGCGCCTCCGACGACAAGGGTGAGTTCGCCGCCCGCCTCGCCGCCGTGCGGGCGGTGCGCGAGCGGCACGGCGGGCGGCTCCCCCTGCGCGTCCGCTGGCTGATCGAGGGCGAGGAGGAGGTCGGCAGCCCCAGCCTGGAACGTTTCGTCGCCGAGCACGCGCAGGAGTTGCGGGCCGACGGCTGCTGGTGGGAGTTCGGCAGCATCGACCCTGACGGGCGCCCGGTTCTCTCCCTCGGCCTCAAGGGCGTGATGTGCGTGGAGCTGCGCTGCCGGGTGGCGGCCTCCGACCTGCACAGCAGCCTGGGGGCGGTGATCGACAACCCCCTCTACCGCCTCGCCCGGGCGGTCGCCTCCCTGCGCGACGACGGGGGGCGGGTGACCATTCCCGGTTTCCACGACGACGTGCGGGAGCCCTCGGCGGCGGACCTGGCGGCCCTCGCCCGCATTCCCGGGGACGGTCAGGCCGTGCGTGAGACGTATGGGGTCACCCGCCCGCTCGCCACCGGCCCGGCCTATCACGGGCGGCTCAACCTCGCCCCGGTCGTCAACGTCAACGGCTGGGGCGGCGGGTACGGGGGGGAGGGCAGCAAGACGGTCCTGCCCGCCCACGGCTTCGTCAAGCTCGACTTCCGGCTGGTGCCGGGGCAGGACCCGGCGCGGGTGCTCGGGCTGTTGCGTGCCCACCTGGACGCGCAGGGCCTGACGGACGTGGAGCTCGTCGAGCTGGAGGCACACCAGAAGCCCGCGCGGGTGGAGGCCGGGCATCCGTTCGTGCGGGCCTGCGTCGCCGCCGCGCGGGAGGCGCACGGGGCCGAGCCGGTCGTGCAGCCCTCCAGCGGGGGCAGCGGGCCGATGTACCCTTTTCAGGCCCTGGGGGTGGCCTGTGTGGCGGCGGGGATCGGGAATGTCGGGGGGCGGGTGCACGCGCCGAACGAGAACATCGTGCGCGATCACTTCGAGAAGGGGGTGGTGTTCGGGGTGGCGCTGCTGGAGGGCTTGAGCCGCGGGGAGTGA